In a genomic window of Blastopirellula marina:
- a CDS encoding aldo/keto reductase: MSKRLPIDRMDLPYQHGVNSNVPIEEVARTGRELIQEGRVLHFGLSEVKVATIRRAHAVQPVTAMPQQSNGLIWISRRSRGGLPRSKLAMPLIRKLLRR; encoded by the coding sequence TTGTCTAAACGGTTGCCGATTGACCGCATGGACCTGCCTTATCAGCACGGTGTCAATTCGAACGTGCCAATCGAAGAAGTGGCTCGCACAGGCAGGGAATTGATTCAAGAGGGGAGAGTTCTACACTTCGGATTATCAGAAGTTAAAGTGGCCACCATTCGACGTGCTCATGCCGTTCAACCCGTCACGGCTATGCCACAGCAATCGAATGGACTGATTTGGATCTCTCGGAGATCGAGAGGGGGGCTGCCGAGATCCAAACTAGCGATGCCCCTTATTCGGAAGCTGCTTAGAAGATGA
- a CDS encoding MFS transporter: MIIEPADEEITATEASLELGDPDPQWQSASLPVRDNAKTVLAIVLTCYFMIVLDISIVVTGLPDIREGLGFSPVGLSWVQNAYLLCFGGFLLMGARAGDLFGRKRMLLWGLSVFTVASLAIGLAQAPSWLILGRAVQGIGAAILAPTVLSLISTTFAEGPARTKALAYYSMVAGAGSTFGLVVGGIFADQLSWRVGFLINVPIGIGLYWAASKYLTNSASRPGKFDLLGSLGSTIGMGALVFGIIRTAEVGWSDPLTLAAISVAVVLLTLFIINEGRADHPMLPYWLFLSRERSGAYVSRMLFLGAMVSFFFFTTQFMQEVFGFSPLMAGIGFLPVSVPTFISAMAVPRMTNLFGNGIVVALALGLSATGMLWLGQADAGGSYWWDIALPMLFVGFGNGFALGPLTVAGVSGVPDEHQGAASGAVNVAHQLGGTLGLSALVLVFASADLPSIQGVQLLAHRIDAATTGGGVMLCIALVVAILFVLPAEKPKFEK, encoded by the coding sequence ATGATCATCGAACCAGCCGATGAAGAGATTACGGCAACGGAGGCCTCCCTCGAATTGGGTGATCCTGATCCGCAATGGCAGTCAGCATCACTTCCAGTCCGCGATAACGCGAAGACTGTTCTGGCGATCGTGCTGACTTGCTATTTCATGATTGTTCTCGATATCTCGATCGTCGTTACTGGGTTGCCTGACATTCGCGAGGGTCTTGGTTTTTCGCCGGTAGGGCTCTCATGGGTCCAGAATGCCTATTTGCTCTGCTTTGGTGGATTTCTGTTAATGGGTGCGCGTGCGGGCGACCTGTTTGGTAGGAAGCGAATGCTTCTTTGGGGGTTGTCCGTCTTCACAGTAGCTTCGCTCGCGATTGGTCTTGCGCAGGCACCCTCCTGGCTGATTCTTGGCCGGGCAGTGCAGGGCATTGGAGCGGCCATATTGGCCCCGACCGTTCTCTCTTTGATATCGACGACGTTTGCCGAGGGGCCTGCACGCACAAAGGCCCTAGCCTACTATTCGATGGTAGCCGGAGCTGGGTCGACTTTCGGTTTGGTGGTCGGTGGTATCTTCGCTGATCAGCTATCATGGCGAGTTGGCTTCCTGATCAATGTTCCGATTGGAATTGGTCTGTATTGGGCAGCGTCGAAATACCTCACGAACTCAGCGAGTCGTCCAGGTAAGTTTGACCTATTGGGATCACTCGGTTCAACAATCGGCATGGGCGCATTGGTGTTTGGAATTATCCGAACCGCGGAAGTGGGCTGGAGTGATCCGCTAACATTGGCAGCCATTAGCGTAGCGGTGGTGTTGCTGACGTTGTTCATCATTAACGAGGGACGGGCAGATCACCCGATGCTGCCCTATTGGCTTTTCCTTAGTCGCGAACGATCCGGCGCTTACGTGTCACGTATGCTGTTCCTCGGGGCCATGGTTAGTTTCTTTTTCTTCACCACGCAGTTCATGCAGGAAGTGTTTGGATTTTCTCCTTTAATGGCAGGCATCGGCTTTTTGCCTGTCTCGGTTCCGACGTTTATCTCTGCGATGGCGGTGCCACGGATGACCAATCTCTTTGGAAATGGCATTGTCGTGGCACTAGCATTAGGACTTAGTGCGACAGGGATGCTTTGGCTAGGCCAGGCTGATGCTGGTGGATCGTATTGGTGGGACATTGCCCTTCCGATGCTGTTTGTAGGATTTGGCAACGGTTTTGCACTGGGGCCATTGACGGTGGCGGGAGTGTCGGGAGTTCCTGACGAACACCAAGGAGCGGCATCGGGTGCCGTTAACGTAGCCCATCAACTCGGTGGCACGCTTGGTCTGTCTGCCTTGGTGTTGGTTTTCGCTTCGGCTGATTTGCCATCAATTCAAGGTGTGCAACTTCTCGCTCATCGTATCGACGCGGCAACGACTGGCGGCGGCGTGATGCTCTGCATTGCGCTCGTCGTTGCGATTCTATTCGTCTTGCCGGCAGAAAAGCCGAAGTTTGAGAAGTAG
- a CDS encoding glucose 1-dehydrogenase, which produces MNISFENQVALVTGAASGMGLATAQAFAEAGAKVVLADFREDVVQKEADKLVAAGKTAIAIGCDVSNDTQIEAMIARTVSHFGRLDVAFNNAGVMAKAAPIAESSHEEWERVIGINLRGVWNCMKHELRQMEEQGSGAIVNNASVGALTGNPGIASYIASKHGVVGLTRTAALEYVKKGIRVNAVNPGLIDTQVARDVVSGDEQAYDEFAKRVPIGRAGRPDEIASAVLWLCSSGASYVVGQALTIDGGLTVG; this is translated from the coding sequence ATGAATATCTCTTTTGAAAACCAAGTCGCCCTCGTTACCGGCGCGGCGTCTGGGATGGGGCTTGCCACTGCTCAGGCGTTCGCAGAAGCAGGAGCCAAAGTTGTTCTCGCAGACTTTCGGGAGGATGTCGTCCAAAAGGAGGCAGATAAGCTCGTCGCAGCTGGCAAAACGGCAATTGCCATTGGCTGCGATGTAAGTAACGACACCCAGATCGAAGCCATGATTGCTCGCACCGTATCGCACTTTGGCCGATTGGATGTTGCGTTCAATAACGCCGGCGTAATGGCCAAGGCAGCTCCGATCGCCGAAAGCTCGCACGAGGAATGGGAACGTGTTATCGGCATTAATCTCCGAGGGGTATGGAACTGCATGAAGCACGAGCTCAGGCAAATGGAAGAGCAAGGAAGCGGTGCAATTGTCAACAATGCGTCGGTTGGAGCACTCACCGGAAACCCAGGCATCGCCTCGTACATCGCATCAAAGCATGGTGTGGTCGGACTCACGCGAACCGCGGCTTTGGAGTACGTGAAGAAGGGAATTCGCGTTAACGCTGTGAATCCCGGCCTGATCGATACGCAGGTCGCTCGGGATGTCGTCAGTGGAGATGAACAGGCATACGACGAGTTTGCCAAGCGTGTGCCGATCGGACGAGCAGGACGTCCCGACGAGATCGCATCGGCGGTCCTGTGGTTATGCAGCTCCGGAGCAAGCTATGTCGTTGGCCAAGCCCTAACCATTGATGGTGGTTTGACTGTCGGTTAG
- a CDS encoding PQQ-binding-like beta-propeller repeat protein, whose product MRGFAFTTLLVSVVCISSIAEGDDWPRFGGPNRNAKSQETGLLQQWPESGPPLVWKVSDIGQAMGGIAVSEGRIYTTGDINGTAWLLALDEQNGKRLWKAKIGRSGNPGFIFQPDGPRSTPTIEDGRIYVLGQYGDFVCVTTDGEELWRTHYVDDLNGIMPKWGYSESPLIDGDQILCEPSGPEATLVALDKKTGQQKWACHVPAGKFNPRYGNESAAGYSSAIVIDFEGIRQYVQFTSTTLAGISAADGKLLWRYDHPANTHRIPCSTPIYQDGLVFASTAYDAGGGAVKLRKTKDGGVEADEVYFSPEMKNQHGGMIVVDGCLYGAAGGNRGGFLVCLDFQTGDVLWRERDAPKGSLMMADGRLYLRAESGTMILIEPNRQEYVERGRFEQPDRTREPAWTHPVVANGKLYIRDQNQLFCYKVARDQE is encoded by the coding sequence GTGCGCGGTTTTGCTTTCACCACATTGCTTGTTTCTGTTGTCTGCATTTCATCAATAGCGGAAGGGGACGATTGGCCCAGATTCGGCGGGCCTAATCGCAATGCAAAATCGCAAGAAACTGGACTGCTTCAACAGTGGCCAGAGAGCGGCCCACCTCTCGTCTGGAAAGTATCGGATATTGGCCAAGCGATGGGAGGGATCGCCGTTAGTGAAGGTCGTATTTACACGACCGGCGATATCAACGGCACGGCTTGGCTGCTCGCCCTCGATGAACAGAACGGAAAGCGGCTCTGGAAAGCGAAGATCGGCCGTAGCGGAAATCCCGGATTTATCTTCCAACCGGATGGTCCCCGTTCGACGCCGACGATTGAAGATGGACGTATCTATGTTCTTGGTCAGTACGGTGATTTTGTCTGCGTCACGACCGATGGAGAAGAGCTTTGGCGAACGCACTACGTCGACGATCTAAATGGCATTATGCCGAAGTGGGGTTACAGCGAATCACCGCTGATTGACGGCGATCAAATCCTGTGCGAGCCTAGCGGTCCAGAAGCAACGTTGGTAGCACTCGATAAGAAGACTGGTCAACAGAAATGGGCATGCCATGTGCCGGCCGGCAAATTCAATCCACGCTACGGAAACGAATCGGCCGCTGGGTACTCGTCGGCAATCGTTATCGACTTCGAAGGGATTCGCCAGTATGTCCAATTCACATCAACCACGCTGGCCGGGATTTCAGCAGCAGACGGAAAATTGTTGTGGCGCTATGATCATCCGGCTAATACACATCGGATCCCCTGCTCTACACCAATTTATCAAGATGGACTCGTGTTCGCATCGACGGCCTATGACGCAGGCGGTGGCGCGGTCAAACTACGCAAGACCAAGGACGGAGGCGTTGAAGCGGACGAAGTATACTTCAGTCCAGAAATGAAGAACCAACACGGTGGAATGATCGTTGTTGATGGTTGCCTTTACGGCGCTGCTGGTGGCAACCGAGGTGGCTTTCTGGTATGCCTCGATTTCCAAACTGGCGATGTCTTGTGGCGTGAAAGAGACGCGCCGAAGGGGTCGTTGATGATGGCGGATGGTCGTCTCTATCTTCGTGCCGAGAGCGGCACGATGATCTTGATCGAACCCAATCGACAGGAATACGTCGAACGTGGCCGATTCGAGCAGCCTGATCGCACACGTGAGCCCGCTTGGACACATCCAGTTGTCGCAAACGGAAAGCTTTATATCCGCGACCAAAACCAACTATTCTGTTATAAGGTCGCACGCGACCAAGAGTAG